In Thalassospira sp. TSL5-1, one DNA window encodes the following:
- a CDS encoding DUF4139 domain-containing protein — MASELRNRLVLATILGATLFGAPDLSISDAKAADAADKAEASVPLAASDRSKMRLTVYPGNLAMIAEQRQANLAAGRQTLKIMDLPQTLLDDSLLIGADKNANLQLLSTTEKTNPQSGYTLLEQFIGKEVKIRRDDDLINATLIDLDGQALVKTADGVEYVPTQNIVMPVLPDNYTTRPSLDATIRTSAATDHVSLAYLMGGISWQTAYVGHYDSKTGTLELGARARIVNNSGGDIHDANLQLIAGDPNQNSPRPMAKAMRAEMMMSVSADSASGGQAARSKFENFHVYGPYSDLNMKDGHAVTLPLLENRKINVDREMTFYGNTSMYYSGKGTRQDFIRPELQLTLKNDGGADEQSPWPAGQIRIYANDADGIPVFLGEDQMNLTPAGEKAHLTLGQASDITGSRHVVEYDRKARKNLPDEVAATLEWTLKNSGPRDETVTIEETLPANWKIIKENNPHQNLEAGQVKWQIKLPAGKETTLRWSVHSDE; from the coding sequence ATGGCATCGGAACTGCGCAACCGCCTTGTTCTTGCAACCATCCTGGGGGCAACCCTTTTCGGGGCACCCGATTTATCCATATCTGATGCCAAAGCGGCCGATGCCGCCGACAAGGCCGAAGCATCCGTGCCACTTGCCGCCTCGGATCGCAGTAAAATGCGCCTTACGGTTTATCCCGGCAATCTCGCCATGATTGCAGAACAGCGCCAGGCCAACCTTGCTGCCGGACGCCAAACCCTGAAAATCATGGACCTGCCGCAAACGCTACTGGATGATTCACTGCTGATTGGTGCCGATAAAAATGCCAATTTGCAGTTGCTTTCCACCACCGAGAAAACCAACCCGCAAAGTGGCTATACCCTGCTGGAACAATTTATCGGCAAGGAAGTCAAAATCCGCCGTGACGATGATCTGATCAATGCCACCCTGATTGATCTTGATGGGCAGGCGCTGGTGAAAACGGCGGACGGGGTTGAATATGTGCCCACCCAAAACATCGTCATGCCGGTCCTGCCCGATAATTACACCACCCGCCCGTCCCTGGATGCCACCATTCGCACCTCGGCTGCGACAGATCATGTTTCACTGGCCTATCTGATGGGGGGTATCAGCTGGCAAACCGCCTATGTCGGCCATTATGACAGCAAAACCGGTACCCTGGAGCTGGGCGCACGGGCACGCATCGTCAATAATAGCGGTGGTGACATTCACGATGCCAATTTGCAGCTGATTGCCGGTGATCCCAACCAGAATTCACCACGCCCGATGGCGAAGGCCATGCGTGCGGAAATGATGATGTCCGTTAGTGCCGACAGTGCCAGTGGTGGCCAGGCGGCGCGCAGTAAATTCGAGAATTTCCATGTTTACGGCCCCTATAGCGACCTGAACATGAAGGACGGTCATGCCGTTACCCTGCCGCTGCTGGAAAACCGCAAAATCAACGTTGACCGTGAAATGACCTTTTATGGCAACACATCCATGTATTACAGCGGCAAGGGAACAAGACAGGATTTCATCCGGCCGGAATTGCAGTTAACCCTGAAAAATGATGGCGGCGCTGACGAACAAAGCCCGTGGCCTGCCGGACAAATTCGCATTTATGCCAATGATGCGGATGGCATCCCGGTGTTTTTGGGTGAAGACCAGATGAACCTGACTCCGGCGGGCGAAAAAGCCCACTTGACCCTGGGCCAGGCCAGCGACATTACCGGCAGCCGCCATGTCGTGGAATATGACCGCAAAGCGCGCAAAAACCTGCCCGATGAAGTGGCCGCAACCCTGGAATGGACCCTTAAAAACAGCGGCCCGCGTGACGAAACCGTCACCATCGAGGAAACACTTCCGGCCAACTGGAAAATCATCAAGGAAAACAATCCGCACCAAAACCTCGAAGCAGGCCAGGTCAAATGGCAAATCAAGCTGCCTGCTGGCAAGGAAACCACCCTGCGCTGGTCGGTCCATAGCGACGAATAA
- a CDS encoding DNA polymerase III subunit gamma/tau: MTDQNQTASPDQAAAPETAKSEYQVLARKYRPKSFDELIGHGPMVKTLSNALESGRLAHAFILTGVRGIGKTTTARIIARALNCIGPDGKGGPTIEPCGVCQHCRAIAEDRDVDVMEMDAASRTGVDDIRELIEGVRYRPTAARYKIYIIDEVHMLSKSAFNALLKTLEEPPEHVKFIFATTEIRKIPITVLSRCQRFDLRRVQTDELVAHYRRIAGLENAEIEDEALALIARAADGSVRDGMSLLDQAISHGAGKVTTQQVRDMLGLSDRSRIFDLFDLTMKGEINEALELLGAQYALGGDPAVMLQDLLDLTHWLTRVKLAPDAADDPGVSQIERERGREIAAKLAMPQLTRAWQMLLKGLEETRIAPSPIQAAEMILIRLAYAAEMPSPGDLIKKLKSGLNGPQAGNGGPAGGGNGGSGGGPRMQVVNGGGTAQAVSQHYAPAPQRAEEPIYAKMPESLQEVVALLSADRETTGLAIQVKNYLHLVKFEKGRIDFRPARGANADLSSQLIKALNGLTGQRWIVSVSEREQGAPTLKEQELEELEQRKADASQDPLVKAVLEGFPTSKIVAVHLPADQMPDLAEGDDSGSVYDDAFYLEGDDEL, encoded by the coding sequence ATGACGGATCAGAACCAGACCGCCAGCCCAGATCAAGCAGCCGCCCCTGAAACAGCCAAAAGCGAATATCAGGTGCTGGCCCGCAAATATCGCCCGAAATCGTTCGACGAGCTGATCGGACACGGGCCGATGGTCAAGACCCTTTCCAACGCCCTGGAAAGCGGCCGACTTGCACATGCCTTCATTCTGACCGGGGTGCGCGGCATTGGTAAAACAACGACTGCCCGTATTATTGCCCGCGCGTTAAACTGCATCGGCCCTGATGGCAAGGGCGGCCCCACCATTGAACCCTGTGGGGTGTGCCAGCATTGCCGCGCCATTGCCGAAGACCGCGATGTGGACGTGATGGAAATGGACGCCGCGTCACGCACCGGTGTGGATGACATTCGCGAACTGATCGAGGGTGTGCGTTACCGCCCCACCGCCGCGCGTTACAAGATTTACATCATCGACGAAGTGCACATGCTGTCAAAAAGTGCGTTTAACGCGCTGTTGAAAACGCTGGAAGAACCGCCAGAGCATGTGAAATTCATTTTCGCGACCACCGAAATTCGCAAAATTCCCATTACCGTGCTGTCGCGCTGCCAGCGGTTTGACTTGCGCCGAGTGCAGACCGATGAACTGGTCGCCCATTACCGGCGCATTGCCGGGCTGGAAAATGCCGAGATCGAAGACGAGGCCCTGGCCCTGATCGCGCGTGCAGCCGATGGATCGGTCCGTGATGGCATGAGCCTGCTGGATCAGGCAATTTCGCACGGTGCGGGCAAAGTCACCACCCAGCAGGTGCGTGACATGCTGGGTCTTTCCGACCGGTCGCGCATTTTCGATTTGTTTGATCTGACCATGAAAGGCGAGATCAACGAAGCATTGGAGCTTTTGGGGGCGCAATATGCCCTGGGCGGCGACCCGGCGGTGATGTTGCAGGATTTACTGGACCTGACCCACTGGCTAACCCGTGTGAAACTGGCCCCTGATGCCGCCGATGACCCCGGCGTTTCGCAAATTGAACGTGAACGCGGTCGCGAAATTGCTGCCAAGCTGGCGATGCCGCAACTTACCCGTGCCTGGCAAATGCTGCTTAAGGGCCTGGAAGAAACGCGCATTGCGCCATCGCCCATTCAGGCGGCCGAAATGATTTTGATCCGCCTGGCCTATGCGGCAGAAATGCCCTCGCCGGGTGATTTGATCAAAAAGCTGAAATCGGGCCTGAATGGCCCGCAAGCCGGTAATGGCGGCCCGGCGGGTGGTGGCAATGGCGGCAGCGGTGGTGGCCCGCGCATGCAGGTGGTTAATGGCGGCGGTACGGCACAGGCCGTTTCGCAGCACTATGCCCCGGCCCCCCAGCGCGCCGAAGAGCCCATCTACGCCAAAATGCCCGAAAGCCTGCAAGAGGTTGTCGCCCTGTTATCAGCCGACCGCGAAACAACCGGGCTTGCCATTCAGGTGAAGAACTATCTTCATCTGGTGAAATTTGAAAAAGGGCGTATTGATTTCCGTCCCGCGCGCGGCGCCAATGCTGACCTTTCCAGCCAGTTGATCAAGGCCCTGAACGGCCTGACCGGCCAGCGCTGGATCGTTTCGGTATCCGAGCGCGAACAGGGTGCCCCCACCCTGAAGGAACAGGAACTTGAAGAACTGGAACAGCGCAAGGCGGATGCCTCGCAGGACCCGCTGGTAAAGGCTGTTCTTGAAGGATTTCCGACGTCAAAAATCGTTGCGGTCCATTTACCGGCAGACCAGATGCCGGACCTGGCCGAAGGCGATGACAGCGGATCGGTTTATGATGATGCGTTTTATCTCGAAGGAGACGACGAGCTATGA
- a CDS encoding adenylate/guanylate cyclase domain-containing protein codes for MQASPDKPSLFDRLVDREERRGLFVVAFLRIAMLAFILLLFSKSNTPTGELYSLLEVLTWFIPGVIIQIFVAYRGHKWRWLLYVLAVTDALLIVYVSVVPDPRHPFIDHEAWVYSFVARDRGIVFSMIMMALVILTFSPRLILWFGLWLFNAWILGIAWLVNRPGILISQHFGDQWSPGESGEVPLYNRPEYLDVSALAEQVVIVVVFTLACAVMVARLRILIRQFAAAERAHGNLARYFPAALADQLAERDEPIRIGERRECVVLFADIIGFSSYAENRDPQDVMRLLNRFHGTMTTQVASYGGIVEKYIGDAMMASFGAFDAMSCPAANALSAAQAMIDRIRDWHAQDPSNANRPLRIGVGLHYGPAVVGDIGEGESVTPAVIGATVNLASRLERATRTLNAEIVVSEDFAHQLEKELPDIGKMLLNALYSRDTIRVKGFTAPIPVRFQPRPLATLKNAGQKADGSV; via the coding sequence ATGCAAGCAAGCCCTGACAAACCCAGCCTTTTTGACCGCCTTGTCGATCGCGAGGAACGACGGGGGCTGTTTGTCGTGGCGTTTTTACGCATTGCGATGCTGGCCTTCATCCTGTTGCTTTTCAGCAAGTCCAACACGCCGACCGGCGAGCTTTATTCGCTGCTAGAGGTGCTGACCTGGTTCATCCCCGGTGTCATCATCCAGATTTTTGTTGCCTATCGCGGCCATAAATGGCGCTGGTTGCTTTATGTGCTGGCGGTGACGGATGCCTTGCTGATTGTCTATGTTTCCGTCGTGCCAGACCCGCGCCATCCCTTTATCGATCATGAAGCCTGGGTGTACAGCTTTGTTGCGCGCGACCGTGGCATCGTCTTTTCCATGATCATGATGGCCCTGGTCATTCTGACCTTTTCACCCCGACTGATTTTGTGGTTCGGGTTGTGGCTGTTCAATGCCTGGATTTTGGGCATCGCCTGGCTGGTCAACCGGCCCGGCATTTTGATTTCGCAGCATTTCGGCGACCAGTGGAGCCCCGGTGAAAGCGGAGAGGTCCCGCTCTATAACCGGCCGGAATATCTGGATGTTTCGGCCCTGGCCGAACAGGTGGTGATTGTTGTCGTCTTTACCCTTGCCTGTGCGGTGATGGTGGCAAGACTGCGCATTCTGATCCGGCAATTTGCCGCCGCCGAACGGGCACACGGCAACCTTGCGCGCTATTTTCCCGCCGCCCTGGCCGACCAGCTTGCCGAACGCGACGAACCCATCCGCATTGGTGAAAGGCGCGAATGTGTGGTGCTGTTTGCCGATATTATCGGTTTTTCCAGCTATGCCGAAAATCGCGACCCCCAGGATGTGATGCGCCTGTTAAACCGCTTTCACGGCACCATGACCACCCAGGTTGCGTCCTATGGCGGGATTGTCGAAAAATATATCGGCGATGCCATGATGGCGAGCTTTGGGGCGTTTGATGCCATGTCCTGCCCGGCGGCCAACGCCCTTTCGGCGGCACAGGCCATGATTGACCGCATCCGCGACTGGCACGCCCAGGACCCCAGCAATGCCAACCGGCCGCTGCGCATTGGGGTTGGCCTGCATTATGGCCCCGCCGTTGTTGGCGATATTGGCGAGGGCGAATCGGTGACACCTGCCGTGATCGGGGCAACGGTGAACCTTGCCAGCCGGCTGGAACGGGCCACCCGGACCCTGAATGCCGAAATCGTTGTCAGCGAGGATTTTGCCCACCAGCTTGAAAAAGAGCTGCCCGATATTGGCAAAATGCTGCTAAACGCCCTGTATAGCCGCGACACCATTCGCGTAAAGGGCTTTACCGCCCCCATACCGGTCCGGTTTCAGCCCCGTCCACTGGCAACATTAAAAAATGCCGGGCAAAAAGCTGACGGATCAGTTTGA
- the recR gene encoding recombination mediator RecR has protein sequence MTGREIDNLIKLLARLPGLGPRSARRAVLQMLKKPETLMLPLAKALEDTAHAMTTCHVCGNIDVTDPCHICAGAGRQHDMICVVEEVQDLWALERGSSFKGLYHVLGGTLSPLDGVGPDDLRIDQLVARVRDTGVNEVILATNLTVDGQTTAHYITERLIDTGVKVTRLAHGVPVGGELDYLDDGTLTAALRARS, from the coding sequence ATGACCGGACGGGAAATTGACAATCTGATCAAATTGCTGGCGCGTTTGCCGGGCCTTGGCCCGCGTTCGGCACGCCGCGCGGTGTTACAGATGTTGAAAAAACCCGAAACCCTGATGCTGCCGCTGGCAAAGGCCCTGGAAGATACCGCGCACGCCATGACCACCTGCCATGTCTGCGGCAATATTGATGTAACCGATCCGTGCCATATTTGCGCCGGGGCAGGCCGCCAGCACGATATGATTTGCGTGGTCGAGGAAGTCCAGGATCTCTGGGCGCTGGAACGCGGGTCATCCTTTAAGGGGCTGTATCATGTTTTGGGCGGCACCCTGTCCCCGCTTGATGGCGTTGGCCCGGATGATTTGCGCATCGACCAGCTGGTTGCACGCGTGCGCGATACCGGGGTTAACGAGGTTATTCTTGCCACCAACCTGACGGTCGATGGGCAAACAACAGCCCATTACATTACCGAACGGCTGATCGATACAGGTGTAAAGGTCACGCGACTGGCGCATGGCGTGCCGGTTGGCGGGGAGCTGGATTATCTGGATGATGGTACGTTGACCGCAGCCCTGCGCGCACGCAGTTAA
- a CDS encoding DUF1636 domain-containing protein, producing the protein MPAKTRLHVCITCRTSDSTVNGNQNDARDGKILLDALVKNQKSSADVEIVPVECLSNCKSGCSLALNAAGKWGYVYGHLNPDVHHEDILKLATAYAQSDDGIVPWRERPEGVRRNVIARIPPIRS; encoded by the coding sequence ATGCCCGCCAAAACCCGCCTTCATGTTTGCATCACCTGCCGGACATCAGATTCGACAGTAAACGGCAACCAGAATGACGCACGCGACGGCAAAATCCTGCTTGATGCTCTGGTCAAAAACCAGAAAAGCAGCGCGGATGTTGAAATTGTGCCGGTAGAATGTCTGAGCAATTGCAAATCGGGCTGTTCGCTGGCGTTAAATGCCGCAGGCAAATGGGGTTATGTATACGGTCATTTAAACCCGGATGTGCATCACGAGGATATTTTGAAACTTGCCACGGCCTATGCACAAAGCGACGACGGCATTGTCCCCTGGCGCGAACGGCCCGAAGGGGTTCGCCGTAATGTCATTGCCCGCATTCCGCCCATCCGTTCCTGA
- a CDS encoding Crp/Fnr family transcriptional regulator — MNSFTTPPQFAKVASRILAGSFLFEDLDPALLEQLSESATIKRLADGDLLFEKGDPADGLYAVEAGKIRISSLSGSGKEIVLNVLAPGAVFGEIALLDSEPRTASARAVGPTRLLYISRENFFEIFDRETELRRHITALLCRRLRWVSALLEDANFLDLTARLIKRLLWLAERHGGPDPEGIRIALPLSQQELGYMLGVTREAVNKKLRELEKAGLITRRDGRLVIRDKDGLADLLANASKP; from the coding sequence GTGAACAGTTTCACAACACCACCGCAATTCGCAAAGGTCGCCTCCCGCATTTTGGCAGGCAGCTTTTTATTTGAAGATCTTGATCCGGCCCTGCTGGAGCAGCTCTCGGAGTCCGCCACAATCAAACGGCTGGCTGATGGTGATTTGCTGTTTGAAAAAGGCGACCCGGCCGACGGACTTTATGCCGTCGAGGCCGGGAAAATTCGCATCTCCAGCCTGTCAGGTTCCGGCAAGGAGATTGTGCTGAACGTCCTAGCCCCTGGTGCGGTTTTTGGTGAAATCGCCCTGCTGGACAGCGAACCACGCACCGCAAGTGCGCGTGCAGTTGGCCCCACCCGCCTGCTTTATATTTCGCGGGAAAATTTCTTTGAAATTTTTGACCGCGAAACCGAGCTGCGCCGCCATATCACTGCGCTTTTGTGCCGTCGCCTGCGCTGGGTCAGCGCGCTACTGGAAGATGCCAATTTTTTGGATCTGACCGCACGTTTGATCAAGCGGTTGCTTTGGCTGGCCGAACGGCATGGCGGCCCCGACCCGGAAGGCATTCGCATTGCCCTGCCACTGTCGCAACAGGAACTGGGATATATGCTGGGCGTCACCCGTGAAGCGGTGAACAAAAAGCTGCGCGAGCTTGAAAAAGCAGGCCTGATTACACGGCGTGATGGCCGCCTGGTCATTCGTGACAAGGACGGACTGGCAGATTTACTCGCCAATGCAAGCAAGCCCTGA
- the fliW gene encoding flagellar assembly protein FliW, protein MLEDVIRQELDQNNIPQTIKIATLMGDREFRWDKAIYMPAGLSGFADNNIFALANFPSEISNCFKLLQCLTDPELAFIVAPYNMDSGILAVEDLDPAITVHNIAPENLAIVLIVTLQKADDNDTIEMTVNLRAPILIDTARQTAFQIRLNKPKYDYRHPLSA, encoded by the coding sequence ATGTTAGAAGACGTCATTCGCCAGGAACTTGACCAAAACAACATTCCCCAAACGATCAAAATTGCGACCCTGATGGGGGACCGGGAATTTCGCTGGGACAAGGCGATTTACATGCCTGCCGGTCTCAGCGGATTTGCCGACAACAATATTTTTGCCCTCGCCAATTTCCCCAGCGAAATTTCCAATTGTTTCAAGCTGCTGCAATGCCTGACTGACCCGGAACTGGCCTTCATCGTTGCCCCTTACAATATGGATAGCGGCATTCTGGCTGTCGAAGATCTCGATCCGGCGATTACCGTGCATAACATTGCCCCGGAAAACCTGGCGATTGTTCTGATCGTGACGCTGCAAAAAGCCGATGACAATGACACCATCGAAATGACCGTCAATCTGCGCGCGCCCATTCTGATCGATACCGCCCGTCAGACTGCCTTTCAGATTAGGCTCAATAAACCAAAATATGATTACCGCCATCCCCTAAGCGCCTAA
- a CDS encoding transporter substrate-binding domain-containing protein translates to MDRLLFHFLCVAAIVFAAQPAQAQYRTNVMVGVYEYSVIHFYQDGAQAGFAHDLLDRLNRVQDNFKFVAVETSSRRRYQDLAAGNVDMILLENPNWNWSGRAVGFSKPIVHESDLLVARRENVYGPRYFQDILEYSLAGVLGFHYRLVNFVDDPQELERILNISLLYNEEEVLEAVIRKDADVGILSAGFMSQKFRQVRDMGEKIAIGPQAENSYPLVAVISHNAPITVAHFDGYLDDLRAENQIAPLWSRWHRGILP, encoded by the coding sequence ATGGACAGGTTGCTTTTTCATTTCTTGTGTGTGGCTGCGATTGTTTTTGCAGCACAGCCAGCGCAGGCGCAGTATCGCACCAATGTCATGGTTGGGGTTTACGAATATAGTGTCATTCATTTTTATCAGGATGGTGCGCAGGCAGGCTTTGCCCATGACTTGTTAGATAGGCTTAATCGCGTTCAGGACAATTTTAAATTCGTCGCTGTTGAGACCTCTTCCAGGCGTCGTTACCAGGATTTGGCGGCGGGCAATGTCGATATGATTTTGCTGGAAAATCCGAATTGGAACTGGTCGGGTCGGGCGGTTGGTTTTTCAAAACCGATTGTCCACGAATCCGATTTGCTGGTTGCCCGGCGCGAGAATGTTTATGGTCCGCGCTATTTTCAGGATATTTTGGAATACAGTCTTGCCGGGGTGCTGGGCTTTCATTATCGCCTGGTCAATTTTGTTGATGATCCGCAAGAACTTGAGCGGATTTTGAATATTTCTCTGCTATATAACGAAGAAGAAGTTCTGGAAGCCGTGATCCGCAAAGATGCCGATGTTGGTATTTTATCGGCGGGGTTCATGTCGCAAAAATTTCGGCAGGTGCGTGATATGGGCGAGAAAATTGCCATTGGTCCGCAGGCCGAGAACAGCTATCCGCTTGTCGCCGTGATTTCGCACAACGCCCCGATCACGGTTGCGCATTTTGATGGTTATCTGGATGACTTGCGCGCTGAAAACCAGATCGCACCTTTATGGTCACGCTGGCATCGGGGTATTTTGCCCTGA
- the nudC gene encoding NAD(+) diphosphatase, producing the protein MEQLFYASVGLDRDAEIRASLRWRQQVLRESHVRILVCHGGDPLFVRPEESGEHEIVLLDAARLLQLDFDHEAANWAYLGRYQNAPVLALDVSPLEADRDQAAIILNGAFGDIRTRMAALSHDDAALAAQARALFLWQSRHRFCGVCGHPNLVQEAGYRLQCSNPACGTVHFPRTDPAVIMLVHHDDHVLLARSPQFLPDMVSVLAGFVEPGETLEQAVQREVFEEVGIRTKMPRYIASQPWPFPGSLMLGFICEAETTDIVIDDNEIEYAMWVPRTEVHDLGNRGIHLPREISIARYLLESWVARKI; encoded by the coding sequence ATGGAACAGTTGTTTTATGCGTCTGTCGGGTTGGACCGCGACGCTGAAATTCGGGCGTCTTTGCGCTGGCGTCAGCAGGTTTTACGGGAATCTCATGTCCGTATTCTGGTGTGTCATGGCGGTGATCCGCTGTTTGTTCGGCCAGAAGAAAGCGGCGAACATGAAATTGTCCTGCTGGATGCGGCACGCCTGTTGCAGCTGGATTTTGATCATGAAGCGGCCAATTGGGCCTATTTGGGGCGCTATCAAAATGCGCCGGTGCTGGCCCTTGATGTGTCGCCGCTAGAAGCGGACCGTGACCAGGCCGCCATCATTTTGAACGGGGCCTTTGGCGATATACGTACCCGCATGGCCGCCCTGTCGCATGATGATGCCGCCCTGGCCGCCCAGGCGCGTGCCCTGTTTTTATGGCAGTCGCGACATAGGTTTTGCGGGGTGTGTGGTCATCCCAATCTGGTCCAGGAAGCCGGGTATCGCCTGCAATGTTCCAATCCGGCCTGTGGGACCGTGCATTTTCCGCGCACGGACCCGGCGGTGATCATGCTGGTGCATCACGATGACCATGTATTGCTGGCCCGTTCGCCGCAATTTCTGCCTGATATGGTATCGGTTCTGGCCGGTTTTGTCGAACCGGGCGAAACCCTGGAACAGGCGGTCCAGCGCGAGGTGTTTGAAGAAGTCGGCATTCGTACCAAAATGCCACGCTATATCGCCTCCCAGCCCTGGCCTTTCCCAGGCTCGCTCATGCTGGGTTTTATTTGCGAGGCGGAAACAACCGATATCGTAATTGATGATAACGAGATCGAATATGCCATGTGGGTGCCGCGCACCGAAGTGCACGATCTTGGCAATCGTGGTATCCACTTGCCGCGTGAAATTTCAATTGCGCGGTATTTGCTTGAAAGCTGGGTTGCAAGAAAGATTTGA
- a CDS encoding YbaB/EbfC family nucleoid-associated protein produces MKNLAGMMKQAQQMQSKMQEMQERLMEMEVEGQSGAGMVTVMLNGKGEMRGLKLDKSIVDPEDVEVLEDLIVAAYNDAKVKVEAQVSEKMKEVTGGLNLPEGFKLPF; encoded by the coding sequence ATGAAGAACCTTGCAGGGATGATGAAACAAGCCCAGCAAATGCAGTCCAAAATGCAGGAAATGCAGGAACGGCTGATGGAAATGGAAGTCGAGGGGCAGTCCGGTGCCGGCATGGTTACGGTCATGCTGAATGGCAAAGGCGAAATGCGCGGCCTGAAACTGGATAAAAGCATTGTTGACCCGGAAGATGTCGAGGTCCTCGAAGACCTGATCGTGGCCGCCTATAACGATGCCAAGGTCAAGGTCGAGGCACAGGTTTCCGAAAAAATGAAAGAAGTCACCGGCGGCCTGAACCTGCCCGAAGGTTTCAAACTGCCCTTCTGA
- a CDS encoding D-glycerate dehydrogenase, protein MKPVLAITRRLPADIEARAHASYDVRLNEGDAPLDRDAILALANGADALLVSVGDPIDAAFFDALPKSVKIIATFSVGTDHIDLAAAARKGIVIGNTPGVLTDATADIAWLLLLGAARRAGEGEAEIRTASWRGWRPTHMIGTQVTGKKLGIIGMGRIGQAVAKRARGFDMDVHYYNRKRLPADLEYGATYHDSIDDLLPHCQFLSLHCPSTAETRGMVNTTLLAKLPKGAILVNTARGDVVNDGDVIAALKSGQLAAAGLDVFAGEPNIAPDYRDLPNTFLLPHLGSATAETRTAMGTRALDNIDACLAGKDVPFAVTAN, encoded by the coding sequence ATGAAACCGGTTCTTGCCATCACCCGCCGCCTGCCTGCCGATATCGAAGCCCGCGCCCATGCCAGTTATGACGTGCGCTTAAATGAAGGCGACGCACCGCTGGACCGCGATGCCATCCTGGCCCTGGCAAACGGGGCGGATGCCCTGCTGGTGTCGGTGGGCGATCCGATAGACGCGGCATTTTTTGATGCCCTACCCAAGTCAGTCAAAATCATCGCCACCTTTTCAGTCGGCACCGACCATATCGACCTTGCCGCTGCGGCCCGCAAGGGCATTGTCATTGGCAACACGCCAGGTGTTTTAACCGATGCCACCGCCGATATTGCCTGGCTTTTACTGCTGGGGGCGGCGCGCCGGGCCGGCGAAGGCGAAGCCGAAATACGCACGGCAAGCTGGCGCGGCTGGCGCCCCACCCACATGATTGGCACCCAGGTAACAGGCAAAAAACTGGGGATTATCGGCATGGGCCGCATCGGCCAGGCCGTGGCAAAACGGGCGCGTGGGTTTGACATGGACGTGCATTATTACAACCGCAAACGCCTGCCCGCCGATTTGGAATATGGTGCCACCTATCATGACAGCATTGATGACCTGCTGCCCCATTGCCAATTCCTGTCGTTACATTGCCCGTCAACGGCGGAAACACGCGGCATGGTCAACACCACCCTGCTGGCAAAGCTGCCCAAGGGCGCGATCCTGGTGAATACCGCCCGCGGGGATGTGGTCAATGATGGCGACGTCATTGCCGCCCTGAAATCGGGCCAGCTTGCCGCAGCCGGGCTGGATGTGTTTGCCGGTGAACCCAATATCGCGCCGGACTATCGCGATTTGCCCAACACGTTTTTACTGCCCCATTTAGGGTCCGCCACCGCCGAAACCCGCACGGCAATGGGCACCCGCGCACTCGATAATATCGATGCCTGCCTGGCGGGCAAAGACGTGCCCTTTGCCGTTACAGCAAACTGA